The window ATCCCCGAATACGGCTACGGGAAATACCCCAACGTCTACACCGCCCTGGAGGTGGAACGCCTGGTCAACGCCGCCGGCCCGACGGGCGGGGAGGTGCGGCTGCGGGACGGGCGCATCCCTCAGCGGGTCGGGATCATCCATTGTGTGGGATCCCGGGACGAGCGCTTCAACCGTTACTGCTCCCGGGTCTGCTGCATGTATTCCCTCAAGCTGGCCCATCTCATCAAGGAGCGGACCGGCGCCGAGGTCTATAACTTCTACATCGACATGCGGACCCCCGGGAAGGGCTACGAGGAGTTCTACGATCGTCTCCTCCAGGAGGGAGTGCACTTCATCCGGGGGCGCGTGGCGGAGGTCACCGACTGGGCCGTCACCCCCGAGGAAGAGGGCAAGCTGATCATCCGGGTGGAGGACACCCTGATCGGGGTGGTGCGTCGGATCCCGGTGGACATGGTGGTCCTCGCCGTGGGCCTGGAGCCGCAGCCAGATGCCGATGCCGTGCGACGGATGTTCAACATCTCCTGCAGCAAGGAGGGCTTCTTCCTGGAACGCCATCCCAAGCTGGCCCCCGTCTCCACCTTCACGGACGGCATCTTCCTGGCCGGCGCGTGTCAGGGCCCCAAGGACATCCCGGACAGCGTGGCCCAGGCAGGGGCGGCGGCGGCGGAAGCCATGGCCCTGATCGATAAGGGCTACGTGGAGCTGGAGCCCAACACCGCTTACATCGTCGAAGAGCTGTGCTCCGGCTGCAAGACCTGCATCGGCCTCTGCCCCTACAACGCCATCTCCTTCGATGAGGCCCGAGGGGTGGCCGTCATCAACGAGGCCCTCTGCAAGGGGTGCGGCACCTGCGTCGCCGCATGCCCGTCCGGCGCAGCTCGTCAGCATCTGTTCGAAGACGCCCAGATCCTCCAGGAGATCGAAGGAGTGCTGGCCTATGTCTGAGCGACCGGCAGGGAACGGCGATTCCTTCGAGCCGCGCATCGTCGCTTTCTTCTGCAACTGGTGCACCTACACGGCGGCCGATCTGGCAGGGACCGCCCGCATGACCTATGCGCCCAACATCCGGATCATCCGTCTGATGTGCTCCGGGCGGATGGATCCTCAGTTCGTCCTGGCCGCCTTCCGCCAGGGCGCCGACGGCGTCCTCATCGGCGGATGTCACCCGGGCGATTGCCATTACCAGGAGGGCAACTACAAAGCCCTGCGCCGTTACCTGTTGCTGAAACGCCTGCTGCGGGACCTGGGCATCGAAGAGGAGCGCCTGCGGCTGGTCTGGATCTCCGCCTCCGAAGGAGACCGCGTCCAGAAGGTGGCGAACGAGTTCACGGAGACCATCCGCCGGCTGGGGCCCCTGCGCCTGGCTCCGCGGCCCGGGCGGATCCACCTCCCGGCGCCCGCCCAGCCCGAGCCCCAGCCCGCCGTCCGGGAAGGAGCGCAGCCATGAGCAAGCCGAAGGTGGCTTTCTACTGGTGCGCCTCCTGCGGGGGCTGCGAGGAGGCCATCGTCGACCTGGCCGAGGAGATCCTCCAGGTCGTGGAGGCGGTGGAGATCGCCTTCTGGCCGGTGGCCCTGGACTTCAAGCGGGAGGACGTGGAACGGCTGGCGGACGGGGAGCTGGCCGCCGCCTTCATCAACGGCGCCATTCGGACATCGGAGCAGGCTGAGATGGCGCATCTCCTGCGCGCCAAGGCCCGCCTCCTCATCGCCTTCGGCAGCTGCTCCCATATGGGCGGCGTCCCCGGGCTGGCCAACCTCTTCGACCGGGAGGAGATCCTCCGTTACGTCTATGAAGAAGCGCCCACGGTCCACAACCCCCAGCGGGTGCGCCCGGAGACGCGCATCGAGGTGGACGAGGGCCTGCTCACCTTGCCCGCCTTCGACGAAGCCGTTCGCACCCTGGACCAGACCGTAGAGGTCGATTACTACCTGCCGGGCTGTCCCCCGCCGGTGGGGCTGATCCGAAGCGCCCTCCAGGCGCTCCTGGAGGGGCGGCTGCCGCCCAGGGGCTCCGTGCTGGCCCCGGACGTGGCCCTGTGTGCCGAGTGCCCCCGCAAGCCCACCAAGCCGGAGCGGCTGGCGCTGAAGGACCTGAAGCGTCCCCATCAGGTCCTCATCGACCCGCAGACCTGCCTGCTGGCCCAGGGGATCATCTGCCTGGGCCCGGCGACCCGCAGCGGCTGCGGGGCCGCCTGCATCCAGGGGAACATGCCCTGCACCGGCTGTCTGGGGCCCACCAGCCGCGTCCTGGACGGCGGCGCGAAGGCCCTCTCCGCCCTGGCCTCGCTGCTGGACGCCACCGAGGAGGCGGAGATCGAGCGCATCCTGGAAGGCATCCCTGACCCAGTCGGCCTGTTTTATCGCTACAGCCTCCCGGCCTCGCTGCTCCACCGGCGGGCCGGGAACGGCCGGCGCGTCCAGGAAGGGAGGACCCGATGAGCCGTCGTGAGATCGTGATCGACCCGATCACCCGCCTGGAAGGGCACGGCAAGATCCACATCTTCCTGAACGAAAAAGGGGATGTGGAACGGGCTTACTTCCAGGTCCCGGAGCTGCGGGGCTTCGAGAAGTTCGTGGTCGGCCGTCCCGCCGAGGAGATGCCCCAGATCACCTCCCGGATCTGCGGGGTCTGCCCCACCGCCCATCACATGGCGGCCACCAAAGCCCTGGATGACCTGTATCAGGTGGAGCCCCCGCCGGCGGCGAAGAAGATCCGCGAGCTGATCTACTGCACCTTCATGGTCGAAGACCATGCCCTGCACTTCTACTTCCTGGGCGGGCCCGATTTCGTCGTCGGCCCGACAGCGCCCCGCGCCGAACGGAACATCCTGGGGGTCCTGGCCCGCGTCGGCCTGGAGATCGGGCGGGAGGTGATCGGGCTGCGCAAACAGCTGCGCGATCTCATCACCCGGGTGGGCGGCAAGGTCATCCATCCGGTCTTCGGGCTCCCCGGCGGCATCGCCAAAGCCCTTACCCCGGAGGACCGCGAGGCCTTCCTGGCCGGAGCCGATCGGGCCGTCGAGTTCGCCCTCTTCAGCCTGAAGCTGTTTGAGGACATCGTCCTCAAGAACCCGCAGTATGTGGAATGGATCCGCTCGGAGGCCTACACCCACCGCACCTACTACATGGGCCTGGTGGACGAACGAAACCGGGTGAACTTCTACGACGGATGGCTCCGGGTGGTGGACCCCCAGGGGCGGGAGTTCCTGAAGTTCCCGGCCCGCGACTACCTCCGGCATATCGCCGAGCATGTGGAGCCGTGGAGCTACATCAAGTTCTGTTACCTCCGGGATGTCGGATGGAAAGGCTTCACCGACGGGCCGGAAAGCGGGATTTACAGCGTGGCCCCGCTGGCGCGCCTGAACGCCGCGGAGGGCATGGCCACCCCGCGGGCTCAGGAGGCGTATGAGCAGTTCTACGCCACCCTGGGCGGCAAGCCGGTCCACCACACCCTGGCCAACCACTGGGCTCGCCTCATCGAGCTGCTCTACGCCGCCGAGCGGATGCAGGAGCTGGCGCGCGATCCCGAGATCCTGGACCCGCACGTGCGGAACCTGCCTGCGGCTACCCCCCGCGAAGGGATCGGGGTGGTGGAAGCGCCCCGCGGCACGCTGATCCACCATTACGAGACCGACGAGCGGGGGATCATCACCCGGGCCAATCTCATCGTCGCCACCCAGAACAACGCCGCCCGCATCGCGATGTCTGTCGACAAGGCCGCCCGCTCCGTAATCCGGGGAGGGGTGGTCGACGATGGCCTCCTGAACCTGGTGGAGATGGCCTTCCGGGCCTATGACCCGTGCCACGGCTGCGCCACCCACGCCCTCCCCGGCCAGATGCCTCTCCTCATCCGGATCTATAACCCGCGCGGAGAGCTCGTCCGCGAGCTCCGCCGGGATTAAACGGGAGGGCGTCCGATTGGGGATGCAACATGGCGATCCTGATCCTGGGGCTCGGGAACGATCTCCTCGGCGATGACCGGATTGGGTTGCTCGCCGCCCGGGCCCTGCGCGACCTCCTGCAGGGCCAGGAAGGGATCGAGATTGTGGAAAGCGAGGGCTCCGGCCTGGCCCTGCTGGATCTCATGGCCGGCTACGAGCGGGCCATCGTGATCGACGCGATCCAGACCGGACAGGTTCCCCCCGGGACGATCCTGGAATGGACGGTGAGGGAGCCTCTCCCGGTCCGGGCTCCCTCCCCCCACGCCACAGGCCTCCCCGAGCTTTTGGCTGTTGCCCGGGCGCTTCGGATCCCCTTCCCCGAGGAGATTCGAATCTACGCGGTGGAAGTCGCGGACGCCTACACCTTCGGGGGGGAGATCACCCCGGCCGTCCGACAGGCTCTGCCTGAGCTGGTGCGCCGGATTCGAAATCAGCTCCGGGCCTGGCAAGCCTCTCCGGAGGGGACTCAGGGAGCTG is drawn from Thermoflexus hugenholtzii and contains these coding sequences:
- a CDS encoding hydrogenase iron-sulfur subunit is translated as MSERPAGNGDSFEPRIVAFFCNWCTYTAADLAGTARMTYAPNIRIIRLMCSGRMDPQFVLAAFRQGADGVLIGGCHPGDCHYQEGNYKALRRYLLLKRLLRDLGIEEERLRLVWISASEGDRVQKVANEFTETIRRLGPLRLAPRPGRIHLPAPAQPEPQPAVREGAQP
- a CDS encoding Ni/Fe hydrogenase subunit alpha encodes the protein MSRREIVIDPITRLEGHGKIHIFLNEKGDVERAYFQVPELRGFEKFVVGRPAEEMPQITSRICGVCPTAHHMAATKALDDLYQVEPPPAAKKIRELIYCTFMVEDHALHFYFLGGPDFVVGPTAPRAERNILGVLARVGLEIGREVIGLRKQLRDLITRVGGKVIHPVFGLPGGIAKALTPEDREAFLAGADRAVEFALFSLKLFEDIVLKNPQYVEWIRSEAYTHRTYYMGLVDERNRVNFYDGWLRVVDPQGREFLKFPARDYLRHIAEHVEPWSYIKFCYLRDVGWKGFTDGPESGIYSVAPLARLNAAEGMATPRAQEAYEQFYATLGGKPVHHTLANHWARLIELLYAAERMQELARDPEILDPHVRNLPAATPREGIGVVEAPRGTLIHHYETDERGIITRANLIVATQNNAARIAMSVDKAARSVIRGGVVDDGLLNLVEMAFRAYDPCHGCATHALPGQMPLLIRIYNPRGELVRELRRD
- a CDS encoding hydrogenase maturation protease translates to MAILILGLGNDLLGDDRIGLLAARALRDLLQGQEGIEIVESEGSGLALLDLMAGYERAIVIDAIQTGQVPPGTILEWTVREPLPVRAPSPHATGLPELLAVARALRIPFPEEIRIYAVEVADAYTFGGEITPAVRQALPELVRRIRNQLRAWQASPEGTQGAALCSRGAKIR